A segment of the Necator americanus strain Aroian chromosome IV, whole genome shotgun sequence genome:
CTCTAGACCTTCTGCATTCATTTGCGCGAGCCCTTAAATTTTAGTAGCATGAATCTAGTGAAACCCGATGTCAATAAGGTCCACTGCTCTATTAGGGACATTTGAGAAGAATATGTAGTGATAAGGTATGCTGTCCTTATCAGAACAAGCACCTTCTATGCATACTTTTCCAACAACGGTTCCGCAAAACATCCAATGCAGACTTGGGATGTTTCCAAGACTTCTAGAATCCCTCTTTTTAATGTGAATGAAAAGATTCCTAGGAATTATGGCGGTGCTGCGGGCTAGTGGTGCCAGTTCACGAACCGAAGCGGCGGGAATTTGCGAGATTTGCGGGTGTAACTGAACACAACGTAGAGAGCCTAAAGCACGTTGGCGCTGAGCTGACGTTTAAGATAGAGAGGTGACCCTCACTGGCGCCGCGCACTGGCGTAGTTCAAGcgaagctagcgatggtcccgcGGCGACCGCAACTGCTTGCTGCACTGcgtcacttcgagcgcagccgcttatgcaactgcgcAGAGCGTTACATAACGCCATTCTGGGGCTTCTGGTAGAATCAAGACGCAAGGTTTTTGCAGGGAAATTGTTGAAGTAAATGCTTTTTAGCACTTTTCCAGATCAAAATGCTCACAAACCTTCGTTTATTAATGTATCAATTCATTGTAAGGATGAACtattgaaaaaatgacaattaTTTGACGAGGAAataattctgaagaaaaagctTTAGGAAACGCACCAATGCATAAGCATAAGCGGTCGCTTTCGAAGTACAATAAAAATTGTGTCGACTAGTTCTGGAACTTTTGAAAGCACCCATAATAGCACCCAATAGCCGGAGCTTTTATCTGTATGCACTTCCGAAATATGCATATACGTATctagaaatcaaaatcactCGTTCTAATCGCTTCTTTTCCTAGAATAGTTAGAAGAAGCACTTACGCATGATTCCCTTGTTGTAGACGACGTCAAGAAACGTCGGAAAAGTGTACCAAAAGCCTAGCGCGGAGAAAATCGCAAGGATGCCATTCCATATATTCAAAGGTAAATTGAGATCGTAtgcttttttatctttcatgTAGTATTTAATTGAGAAAATGGTAACGATGTAGGCGACAGCCAGTTTCAAAGAGAATCCTTCAATCGATGCACAGTACGCTTTTGCTCGTTCATAGTCGAAGTCGTTAGTTAGGATGTCCATGATCATATCTGAAATTTTCCACAACATCGTTAATTATTGACGTAACTAATTGATCGGCATAGAAGAACACTGTAAGCTTGAAGAACGGCTCTGCTGCTGTTCGAGTAATTAAATCTACAATACTTTAATTTTGGCAAGAGAATTTGTGGCTATTAGCGCCAATAGGCAATACCCAATGCTTTAAGGGAACAAAAACATACGAGGACGACCGAAAGCACTTTCGTCTGGGTATGAAACATCGAACATTTGCTGCGTTATCAGCTGCTGTCACTAAACAACTTAAATAGAGAACGCCAAGCAAGCAGTGGCCACGAGTCACACCATCTCGGAAGATCACCTGTAACGGCGATAACGAGCCTTCTAGAGTTAATCGAAAGGTTTTCAGCCTCGAATCACCCTACAATTTGTCAGAAAACAGGATGTGGTGCTAGTTTTGGTGCTCCAGTGCGCTTGTCTATAAACTACTATGAGCTTTGTGAACTGTGAGCTAAATTATTTGATACTTGCTTTTATCTTAACAAATGCTGTGTAATATAtttgtttaatattttaacaataataataataaataataatataattatttaatattttaataaatgttgcgttgtgtaaaattgtaaatgcactcattttatttatttatttattttagatgtgttcaaaaatctgaaaaaaaatacgttcagaaaagaataatggaagaaattccttcaaacagcctttatttcacttttttgaagctTGAGCTATACCTGACTGCAGAATATTTCGGAAAATTTTACGAATATATTCACATCAACTATGTAGAATTAGAACTGCTACATATTGCGCTCCACTACAATACAAATCATTAGCTAGGATGTCCATGATCATATCTGAAACTTTCCATACAATGTTGTGGAGACAACTCTCCGGTGTTCAGCTGATCCATCCTTCGATTTCAGAGATGCGAACGTGTAGGGTGAATCGCACTGGCGTGGACGAGACGTGGGGCAGTGACCTTAGCCTTCTCTTCCACGTGACTAAAGAAAATTCCGAGGTAAACAGCGAATGTGTTCAATTACAACCTCGAATCACACTACTTTCACACGATTTTTTCAGGCTATGGTATATCAATAAAATCACTTATTCCTAGAATTTAGCAGTTATCGTTACAGGTCAACAATCTCGCTTCTATGCTATGAATtaaagcgaaaagaaaaggcATCTCAATGCTACCTACATTTCAAATACAGTTATCTACCGTCTCGATTTGCGAACGATGGATGCTTTCAATTTTGTAGAATAATTTTTGATAAATAATACAATGGAAAAACTGAGTACGTGAGGCGAGAGTAGAGACGAGACAGCAAAAGTCCTCCTGCATAAAATTGGTGTAGAACATACCACATCGGAAGTATCATGATATCCATCCAAAATAGTCAGTCCTCCCGGGATCCACCAGTATATTTGGTTTCAATTCAGAACTACAGAATTTTTATTACGTGTAGGGAACTTATAGAATGACCTGCGCTGCACAACCGCTGTGTCAACTCAGtgcatagtagggtcaaaacgacatgaaacatgtATGCAATTGCGTTCGTGGCTTCTTTcaaggcggtgcggtggggaGTAGCTTCTAGGAGCGAGGtaaaacccttgctggcaccaaaCATCGCTGCATTTTGCGATGGTTCccactcggttccaactgctgcctccaccgcgccgtttcgagcgcgtacgcaaatgcaccgcaaccacACTCGTaattcacgtcgttttgacccgactacacttATTCGgagtgggtgtggcgcagtcggttagaggtccgttgtagccacacggttcgaaaccgtcctagtgcaaaccaagcctttcatctctccgaggtcgataaattggtactagacttgtctgggaggataagaacactgacttgatcatcagctggcccccgcaagtcattgtacgggccaacacgcgttccaaaacctcatcgattacgaattccagtaaaacgcgttggcgcatcccgagtggattgatacgtcagtgacttttatcctttttatactTATTCTCCTTACTTGCCCTCCGTTACAAAGCTATAAATCACGAAGGGACAGAGATTCTGGTTCGTCTCGGACGATTTCGAATCATCGACAGTGCATACGTTGTTACAGTCTCTTACCACTGCGCCACACATGAGCATCCCATGTAAAGAAATGTACAGATAGCAACATTTCGTTAAAATAGTATAATGATGATTCAATAACTTACACCTACACATTTTTTGTCCTTGTTGTGGATTATCCACACGTTTCCATCCACTCTTTCTATTGGGAAATTCTCGTACTCTTCTTTTGTTAGAAGTTTACCTGAATACACTGTTGAATACAACGTTGCATTGATGTTGTCGGggcagaacgacatgaagcacggtgcggtggaacgtagcgattaggatcgagGAGGGACCCTAGCTAGCAGCACtcgtcgctgcagttggcgatgATTCTTTCTCGAATCCAGACCgcgccgcctcgagcgcagtCCCTTACGGAATTGCAGCGactttcgttttgactctattcTACAGCAAGTAGTTCGTGGTTCAGTAATACAGAAAGTTggattttacagaaattaaCCATGAAATCAGCGAATAAGGACCAGTCGATAATTACTCGATAGTCACAGTCGATAATGGAAACACTTAGTTTCGTTATTACATACTGCTTTTCTTAACTTGTTAATTTCGACTATTGGCTATTGTTCGTATTTATACTAGTACATTTTCACATCCATTTATTTCTGCTGACTTGAACGTCTCAAGACGAGGTCTCAAGACTAAGACTTAATATCAGTCTGCGGATGAGTCACATTTTAAAATCTCTCCTTATTAGCAACAACAGTTTCATCCATGTATTCAAGGTCAGATCCTGAGTTCACCGTGAGCGCCACCCCCCGCCTCAaatcattttgtaattttttcagtttatggAATCAGTTTTCGCTAGTTTCGATTTCAAACTACTAAATTACCAAGGTTACAAAACGATGATTAGACCGAAATTCATCGCAAATATGATATCGCAATCTGCATTGAGTAGTAGTATAAAAGAGTAGTAAGAATTGATGTAAGAAGCAGCGTCTGCACTTCATTCCAAGAGGTTTGATCTGAAATGTTCTTAGTTGTTCTGCGGACAGCCAGAAATCCATACGATGTTGCAAtagcattcattttttcagtaaTGTCAACTACAAAATTCGTGAGTGGAGTGGCCACAGTCACGGCGATTACCGTTGTGATGTCACTATTCTTCGTAGCTTACATCGTGAACGATATCAACAGCTTTTACGAGGATGCGATCCAGGATATGAGCGACTTCAGAGTGAGATAAACGCTGATTCTAAAAACTTTTAAGAGAATATGAAGATCACATTTCTAGGACATCGCCAACACAGCATGGCATGAAATGAAACCCTCCAATGTAGCGGAGCGTGAGAAGAGAGCACTTTCTGCTCACGACCGCCAACGTAGACTATCAACCAACCAATGTAATTGCGGCCAAAAGATGAGCAACTGCCCTGCAGGACCACCGGGACCGCCTGGTGACACTGGATTAGATGGGGAAACTGGTCAGCCAGGACAACCTGGGCTTCCAGGAAGAGACGGTAACTCCGTTGGCACCGGTAGGAATGACAAAGGTTGTATCACATGTCCTGTTGGGCCGCAAGGACCACCCGGTCCAGACGGAGCGCCTGGGCTTGCCGGCCCAGATGGAAATCCTGGAATGCCTGGAGGTGGATCTGGATCAGGACCACCAGGACCTCCCGGTCCACCGGGCGATGCTGGACAGCCTGGTTCGCCAGGAAGTTCTGGAACACCTGGACCTGCTGGAAATCCAGGTACAAATGGAAGAGGTCTCCCTGGACCACCTGGGCTTCCCGGCCCGGCTGGTGCTCCGGGACAAGCTGGACATGATGGAGGTCCAGGATCTGGCGCAAATTCTGGTCCTCCTGGACCATCCGGTCCTGCTGGAAATCCTGGCCAGCCTGGCGCCGATGGTACTCCTGGAGCACCCGGCAACGACGCTGTTCCTGGTAACGATGCGCAATATTGCCCATGTCCACCAAGAACTGGCGGTTCGATTACCTTAAACGTGGGTGGACAAGGAAGTTCTAACGGCGGCATGAAGAGCGGCATCAACGCTTATGGAAACGGTGGGAATGGAAGCAATGGAGGATACAACGTAGGCACTAGAGGACAAAGCAGCGGTGGCCATGGAGGTGGCAACGGCGACAACAGGGAGTACAAGACTGGAGGTGGTGGCCGGAATAATGGTGGCAATGGAAGACATGGGGGTGGCGGCCGAGGCAACGGCAGTGGATACAATGTTGGTGGAATGAGGAATGGAGGCTATAGTACTTCTTCGAGCAACGGTGGTGGTACGGACAGTTATGGCTCAGCAGGAAGCAACTTGGGCGGCTATGCTAGACGCAGACTGGCGTCTCGCTATCGTGTAGCAGTGGTAAAAAAAGCTGTGAAAGTTTAGCCACAACATATTCGTAATAAAACGCTGAAGTTATACTGAGGAAATAAACTATGATTTCGAGTTCTTAGTCTTTCAGAAGTACAACCAATACGTCTCTCACAAACCCAGATTCTGCAAAACTGGATAAGAACACGGATGGAGATCTTCACATCTGTGGCTGCCTTTTTATCTTAGCATTcgaattgaaaaatattaggAAACCAGATTGTATacgcaaaaaggaaaaaatgaccaATTAACATAAGAACTTTGTATAAGGAGAATTTTATGAATTGATTGTATAAGAATACAAGAACATCCTGCAGCGGTTTCCCCAGTTTGAAGAGAGCTGCTGCAAGCTGTTTTTACGCTTATCGAAGTGGTGAATTGCCCCCTGCAGTGACCATATTTCGAACGGCGcttcttccactgtttacAACATCTACAAAATTAGTTTCTAACAAGGAATTGTGAAAAGACTCCAAAAAATCTCCCGAAATTCTCCAACTTCTACTCGTTTATTCTCGAAACTCGAAAGTTTGGAGGCCTAAAAATGCCTGAGTATTGAGAATTCCGGAACCAAAGGCCGCGGAATTTCTCATATCCTTGCTTCGATGGCATGACCAGTAATTTCTCCTAGTAACTCTGCCTCGAACTCATCTCTACTTTCTCTTCAAGGAATGAACCTAACAACCACAGTCTACAGTCACGTGAAAACGAGCTAAAGCTCAGTGCAATTGGTTGCGGGTGAGCTAGGAGTAATGCGGTGGAGGTGGCGGCTGCAGTCGACCTTCGCACCGCTTGTGCAGTCCGATAGCGACAAGCAATGATCCTCACTCTTGGAATCCTGCAACTGCTTATGAGACTTCATTTGAAGCAAGTCGTCTTGCCTCAATTATATTCAAGGATCGATACGGGCAAAAGATCGCAAGAGACGTATACATACTACGCTCATAAAACTAAATACTTAGTACAAGTGGAATCcggttccttttttctccgaaGACGAATTGCGATCAGCCAAGTTTGGTTGAGTCACAGGCACTATTTACGTGCAATACGAGCAGTCTAACGTTTCTGCAAATAATCCagtctctgaaaaaaaacgtggttCACCTAATTGAACTCTACGTGGACTTCTGACCCACATCGGTAGTCTCGGGAGGAATTTTTCGTCCTTATTCCGACTCATCTGTCCACTTCATGCGACCTCATTCATCACACCACCGTCATTTTTACAACCACTAAAAATGTCctgcaaaatttctttttaagaaagaaaggagtttCCCCAGTATAATCCATTTTAGTTCAAAAGGCAAAAGTGTGAACATCGCTGAAATCAATGAGCGTCCAGTCCAGTTTATTGCTGCTGGTCGTCGACGTTTCCTATAAAAAAAGTACCAAACGACTGTATACATGCACTATCCCTCAAACTTCGCCTTTGTTTAGTCAGCGCAGACCTTcaccgcaaaaaaaaggaagcgcCCTTTAAAAGGCTGTTCACTTCACTTGGTTTCCATTGAAGTGCGGTCAACGGGGTATGCGGCTACTTCTATTCGTTTTTGCACTTATAGACATAGGTAGGTGACTTAAGCAGGATAAGTACCTCGACTATTCTTGTATTTGAAAGTGCTCAATCTTCCAGTATTCTCTCTGGACAAGTTATGCGAAGAGGAACTTGTAAAAGGACCATGTCGTGCGAGTTTTAGAAAGCaagttttccaatttttcttgtttacagCACAGTATATGACTCCATAGGCAATAAATTCCAAACGAGTTATCTATTTCGATCTAATAACGGTTTGTCAATTTATCTTTTAGGTGATTTTAGTCCGGAAATATGTGGGTAGGTGTAAACCACTAAGTATTGTATCTTAAGAGTAGCAAAGCAATCCATTTATAAAGAACGTTTGAAGCGAATTTTAAATAGAAACCAGATGAACTAGAGTAAATCAAGTGAATTCTTACTGTACGTATCCAGGACTGACATTCTATGTTTAGTGAATAGAGGTTGGTTGAGTCAGGTATGAAGTTGTTTCCGATTGGTGACAGAGATTTTCATCACTAACAACCAACGGTTGAAATATTAATGCATGTGCAGCATTTCATAAATCTTTCACCAGACCTTACATGTGATCCCGTATCCAAAACgttgcaacttattacgcgatagaTCGCGGAAATTCAACCGATATAACTCGTCCAAGCACAAGAAGCTATCACACATCATCGTAGATGTATCGTGGACTGCCCTCATTCTATTACCCTGAAAAATTCCATCGTTGGGAAGACGGGATCACACGAGGCTATTTCGTCTCTGGGTTGTCAGTGAGATTCGTGAACCACACCCGCACTCTATCCAGTCGCAAAAAGGTGAACTTATGCAGgtaagcgagaaaaaaaaattgaacacatATAACTTCTGGGCCTTATTCCGGATAAATTCTTCTTACAACAAATCCTTTAGTTATGTTAGGGGGAATTTTAGTTCGAATATAAGCAAAGTGAGTGAATGTAAGACAGTTTTTTTAAGGTGGGTTTTGTTTTTAAGTTCTCTTTTGTTCATCTTTCCAAGGAATTGGTATTATACTCATCACTAGaacattttgaaatctttctaatattttttaccggcttctttctttgttgttctGGATTAAGGTTTTTCAAACGGTATGGAAATGAAGTGGTCCTGACATGaccggtgttttttttttcaatttaagctgttatttctaattaattaatgatgAAAAGGTCAGCAAGATCAGTATTAAACGCGCAATTGCTGACCAACAAAGTTTCCAAATGATTTTAGATATCAGCCTTCAAGGAAGTTATGCGACTAATTTTCTGCAGACACGTGTGATATTTTAAGCTTTTAGGGTCGAGGCATAGCCTCACTGGGTCACAAACGAGTCAAGTAGAGACTTTGAGTAACCTTGAGCACTTTCATTGGGTAACTTCACAGTTgtgtagaaaaaacaaaaataagacgTTCTTGGAAAATCTGGCAATCTTTCCAAATGAATCCAATTTATACCAATGtttatatgtacatacatcGAAACTGCTGTGTGTCTATTTCTTCAACCTTCAATAGCATTGTCCTTGctattgtaaaattttgagtcataatttaaacaatttcttcatagtcttattttcttattaataGTTACTTAAACGTGGAACTCTGTGGACGAAGACTTGCTACTCTTAGGTTACTAGAAATCAGAGGTACTGTGTAAAAACCACACTATTATGCTGGACTTTTGcttatttcttttacttcGAGAAAACTCTTCAAAAGATAACCTAAGAGAGCTGAACCAGCAAACTTTTTCTCAGAAGAATGGAGGAATAGCTCTCTTTACACTTATCACTGAGTTCACATTGGTTGAAAAGAGAACCCAATTTAGTTTGTAGGTTTTGGATAACGCCATGTGATAATGAACTGAACGTGTTGTC
Coding sequences within it:
- a CDS encoding hypothetical protein (NECATOR_CHRIV.G15333.T3); the protein is MFDVSYPDESAFGRPHMIMDILTNDFDYERAKAYCASIEGFSLKLAVAYIVTIFSIKYYMKDKKAYDLNLPLNIWNGILAIFSALGFWYTFPTFLDVVYNKGIMHTYMHISEVHTDKSSGYWVLLWVLSKVPELVDTIFIVLRKRPLMLMHWYHHALTGYYAIVNYHEDNAHMFWIVWMNYGIHAAMYSYYLLRSLRIRVPPQVAQIITTSQMIQFIVGMATQIHVGFLSITSKNSYAVSFRGCSIGFFMLFTYFLLWIRFYNESYYNKGGKKYVTHASGSSRKGN
- a CDS encoding hypothetical protein (NECATOR_CHRIV.G15334.T1) — protein: MSTTKFVSGVATVTAITVVMSLFFVAYIVNDINSFYEDAIQDMSDFRDIANTAWHEMKPSNVAEREKRALSAHDRQRRLSTNQCNCGQKMSNCPAGPPGPPGDTGLDGETGQPGQPGLPGRDGNSVGTGRNDKGCITCPVGPQGPPGPDGAPGLAGPDGNPGMPGGGSGSGPPGPPGPPGDAGQPGSPGSSGTPGPAGNPGTNGRGLPGPPGLPGPAGAPGQAGHDGGPGSGANSGPPGPSGPAGNPGQPGADGTPGAPGNDAVPGNDAQYCPCPPRTGGSITLNVGGQGSSNGGMKSGINAYGNGGNGSNGGYNVGTRGQSSGGHGGGNGDNREYKTGGGGRNNGGNGRHGGGGRGNGSGYNVGGMRNGGYSTSSSNGGGTDSYGSAGSNLGGYARRRLASRYRVAVVKKAVKV